The Lycium ferocissimum isolate CSIRO_LF1 chromosome 8, AGI_CSIRO_Lferr_CH_V1, whole genome shotgun sequence DNA segment TCTCGCAAGTGAGCAACTTTTGGTTTGAAACCGCTTCAAGCCTCTTACGGTATTTTGCCACGAACATTTTTTGTGTGACGTCGATTTGATAAATACACCGCACAAGCAACTGATTCAGCCCAAAATtcctttggcatatgttttctcttCAACATACTTCTTGCTATGTTGAGAATAGTCCGATTCTTCCTCTCCACCACGCCATTTTGTTTAGGCGATCTTGGAACTGTAAAAAAATGACGAATTTCAGTTTTTCCACAAAACACCTTGAATTCATTTGAAGTGAATCTTTCACCATTATCGGAGCGAGGTGACTTAATTTGGTAGCCACTTTGTTTCTTCACCATGCtcttaaaattcttgaaattttcaaaaacctcagatttttccttcaaaaattaaCACAAGTTTTCCGagaataatcatcaataaagagAAGGAAATAATTACTTTTACCAAGTAAGGCTGGCTTGATAGGTCCGCACAAATCCATATAAATCAACTCCAAAGGGAACCGTGCTCTTGTCAATGACTCTTTGGGAAAGCTTTTTCTTGATTGCTTTCCAAAAAGACATCCTTCGCAAAGTTGATTAGGATGGTTAATGGTTGAAAACTCTTTCaccatattttcctttttcatcaaCCTTAGACTATCAAAATTCAAATGGCCAAATCTCATATGCCAAAGCCAAGATGAATCTTTGACATCACTTTGAAGattcaaaacaaacattttatttttatccatAGGAACTTTGGCTAACAATCTCTCATCCCCAACCTCGACCTCCTTAACTATCACCACCCCTCGACCTCGACTCCCCACCACATTCTACCCCCATAGTATTTTGCTAGATCACATATAATTgctcttgaaaaatatttctttgcttgcagaggcggatccaggatttaagcTCTATGGGTTCAACTTCTTAAGATTCTTAATTGAactcattatattttaaaattatgggtTCATGTTTACTTGTTGGTacaattttagtaaatttttacacataaatttatactccgcatcaaaagttatgggttcaattgaacccataGGTATAATGGTGCATACGCCCCTGTTTGCTTGcttaccaaacactagaaagtaagtaagaaactcacttgttttccaagaaaatatttcctaaaaaaacattttctacCAAACACGAGAAAACGACATAAATTGTCCTTTAGCTATGAggataggttcaaaatagtaccttaactatgcacttaacagttttggtcctttaagtttaatttgccacaagttaacaaaaatggtccATTAACTATGAGGGTAGGTTAAAATAGTCCctttaagtatgcacttaacagttttggtcctttaagttcgcCAAAAGTTAACAGTTTAATCTccaataaaatatttatcaaactctgtttgttagatttgacgagaactatgaaagaaaaaaaagggggaaattagcgaaaactcacatttagaggtacaCAATATTACTAAAGAAAAGGCCAAACATGCATCAACAGTCTCCTTTCATGACGGTAAGTGCATTAATCTTCACAAGGCTGAGGATTCTAGCAAATGATAAGATGAAAACAACATAGTTGGTAGCGGCAAACACCGGAGGCAATGTGTTGTCAGTACAACTTTTTGCTTTCTTCTCCCTTGGTTGATTCTTAGAAACCGCATAATTATGTATCATCCGACCTTTTTCATGGAGTACATGGTTATGGGGTATAAATTTTGTCTCCAATTAACCTTTACAATTTGATTTGCTTCCATGATGAGCAAGAAGGATACACACTACCCTTCCCAGATCCCATTTGTGggattatattgggtatgttgttcttgatatatatatatatatatatatatatatagatataagagagagagaaagatagCTTGGACACTTTTCTGAATTAATCTTTCTTATGGCACTAAGTTTTAATAGCATGCATGGCTGTAAAAAGGTAGCCGGGTAAGTTTGCTTGGGCTTTTATGGTGCATCCCTTTTTCTAATTTGTAACATAATTATATCGTTTCAGATGCAGGACCGAATATATGATGCCACAAATAGCATAAGGGAAAGCGGgaatatgatttatgaaaatgacTAAAGAAAATCTAAttccagcttaccgaggacatgaccttagatcggaggctatggaggactcagattagggtagaagacTAGTAGGTAGTCCCACGTATCCCGTCGTACTAGTAGGTAGTCCCACGTATCCCGTCCCACCAACCTCCTCTTTCGTAACAGATATTTTTTCCTCCACATTGGCATAAACCTACAAGACAAATTACACTAACTCAAAAGGCAGTGACTAGGACTTAACAATAATTTTGAAGGAATTTACAGGATTTGAAGATTGAAAGATCAATATCTTTATTAGAATTCTATGAAAAGAACTAAAAAAACACAAGACGAAGATACAATTAAATGGAATACTAACATGATAAAGCTCTACTGCAAAGCAGTGTTATATGAGGTGCTGAAAGTGTTTACACTCCATAAAGCTGAATTTCTACTTAATCTAACTTGTTGCTGCAATTTAAAGTTCGTAAATATGTCATGACTGGACTTCCCTAGCTCCCTTCACTTTTGTACTAATTGCACAGCATGATAACTCAAATATTAGACCAGCACCAGAGAAACTGACAGAGGTTGCACTAATACCTTTTTTGCCGTAGCTTCAGCCTCCGTCCAAACACCATTCACATGTTTGTAAAGCATCCCAGTTGTCTGCTTCGTTCTGCATTAAGCAGTTCACCATTTCAGGGTTCCCATTGGAAGTTCTGCCAGCCTTGACATACAACAACATGTCTCGGCCCTTTAAGGAAAAGGCTAAAACCACCTTAAAATTATATTAACAGGATATCTATATATAAAGCACCTTGTTTTAAAATCTTCTTTCACCCCTTTCAACTCCTCAGCTTTCTCCTTCAGTTGCTTGACAGACTGTTGGAATTCTTGATTTCTGCAGCCATAAGCATTGATGAATAAACCCAATCGCACTAACAAAGCCCCAGAGCATATAGATGGAGAGGGCGACACAAACAGCTTAATACTTACTAGTAACGTTGAGAAGTAGTTGAACTCTCTCCCTTCTCACTTCAAAAGATACCAACATGTCCCCATACCACCTACGCCCGAAGGAAAAGATGAAATGCTCAGAATCAAGTATGCTGATGCTGCATTCCAAGGATCTTATCACACTATCCCTTTCATCCTTTCAAGGAAATTCTCATCTCCAAAGGCATTCTGGAGTGGGAACTAGTAATCAATGTCATTTCTTTGCTTACTGCTACACACTATATTAAAACTTTTGTAAATCCATTTCCTATGTTAACGACTCATTATTATgaagatttttaataaaaaaactaattatAACAGGTTCCTTCTAAACAGTATTATAATTCTAAAGTGACATGTACATGCCTTCTTTCCGTAATTTGAcgcttaaaagcactttttctGGAAAGATACACCTAATACCAACTATTTGTATTAATACTAACAAAATCATTTCTCAGTTTGGCTGAACACCAACTGTTACAGCTCCAACATACTTTCACCAGAGCACTTAAGCAGATTTTGGGGTCTAGGCCAAAAAGGTTAATTAATAATGTGATGGTACCTGATAAATGCAACAAAATACTAGAAAATAGCGACTCCTCAATCTACGGACTTTGAGCTAGACACAAGAAACCCGACATTCAtacccagaaaaaaaaaagggataaaacGAACTAACTATCAGAATTAAATTTCACAGCTagcataaaatattttttcgtCTTCACTAccattacaacaacatacccagtgaaatcccacaaagtagGGTCTGagaagggtagagtgtacgcggaCCTTCCCTCTACCTTGGGAGTAGTGGCTGATCCAGGATTTACACTCAGGGGAttcgaaaaaaataataaaagctaAACATAAAAAAACGTTGTCCCTAGGAATCGAACCTTGGACGCTGTAGATAATTTTGAAAACCAACCACTTGAGCTAACCTTTTACATTTGTTCAGGATAATCAAAACTTATATATGTACAGAAACACAACGAATCTACCCTCTATTATAGTGAAAtttttccgatagaccctccgCATAAATCCGCCCATGCTTGGGAGgcagagaggttgtttccgatagaccctcggcatAAGAAAAAATAGTGCAACGCAGTATGGAAAAGAAATAACGGGCGTGAATAAACCATGGCAGAATACTATACAAGCATGAATAATGCAGTCTAAAAAAAGAGCAGCAACTACCAAATTAGACGATAAACGAAGTACAAGCAAAAAAATAGTGATAAAGCTAGAGTCtttcaactaaaaaaaaagaaatataagtaGTGATGTTTTTTCGTCTCTCCTTGAGAGGggatctatcggaaacaacctccttACCCGTCAAAaggtagggtaaggtctgcatacactctatcctccccagaccccacttgtgggattacactgggtatgttgttgttgtcgtccaAGCAAAAAAGGTGGTAAAGCTAGAGTCTTTCAACTAAAACAAGGAATATAAGTAAGAAACTAGAGCACTTTGCATGAAATAGCAAATGCATACCTGTAGACTTGGCCTCTAACCTGCTTGGAAAACTCATTGAATACACTATAATGACGACAAATACCACGTACCTCTCTACTCCAACCACCTATGCAAACACAAAAAATGTTACATTACAAAAAGAATAAGCAAAAGCCATTAATTAAGCACAAATTCAAGAACCTATTGTTGTGGTGGAGCTAATATTAGCCTGAAAGTAGGATCTTTATGTATAAACCAAACCCTTACCAACTTTCTGCTACCCATTTGGAACCTTTTGCTTCTGACAAAGAATATTAAAGGTCTTGTTTTTATTTAGGGTTAACTAGTAACCAAGAATATTACACCAACAGGGtaactttgttttaaaaatcaaattacCCCTCAACTTTAAACAATGTACTTTATCCTAATTGACTTTTCTAAATacatatctttattttattgtttttttgttttctttagtaACGGTAAAAGgttattatattttcataaacaaaagTTTTACTAATGTGCTCACATGCCAAAGTCATACTTGTGTGGGACACCTCTTTACTTGACAAATGGATAAATTTGGGTCCCAGCTTTCTCGTTCTCATATTCCAGAAAAGATCCATTATTCTTTCTCCTATTTTATCCTCTTCCTTGTTTCATTCACCCATTAAAttcttcttcattcttctttcagattattttctttttctattttgttcaattttctttttctattttgttcaatttgttttttacgaataaaaaaaaaaatctagagcACTTTTTAATTTCTTCGTTTTTATAATATGATTTAGAATGTTTTACATTTCAAAGGTTTAAATTTGGAGGCACCAGATGCCAGCCCGCTAGTAATTTGTCCACTTTAGGCCTAAGACTTTAAAACGCATTAACTAGGATATATGTAAGACCCGCTTacctatatatatgttttgtcgATGTGAGACTCTTATCCTAAGTTAGCGTGCCATATATACTTCTTGTTTGTTGTACGTGATTTAATTTGAGAAGACAAAAGCATGACCACTATTGTCGACAACTAAAAAGCTTGGTTCAGGAGTTGAATTCGGAATCTGTTGAATACTATTATTTGAGTATTGCTAAAACTTGTTGAAACTAGTTAAGTAAAGCTAAATCAGATGTTTGGAAGCCTTTGGAGCCAATTTAAGGAGAGTTGGATCAAGAATTGAAGCCATAGAAAAATGATATACGACCAACTTTACACATTTTTGTGAAACTCCAGACATTTAGTTGAAACTTAAAGCAAATACTTCATAGATTTTGTCTGAAGTTTGATTTCAACAAGCCAAACTTCAGATTTATATGTTTGAAGCTAATCTTAAAACGACTAGACTtacaaaaatcataatttttggCTATGCTTTAAATAAGGATCCTCAAAGTTGCTACTTGTGTACAAATACACACATGAAGCTCTGGGCCTTTCAAGGCTACTCTTGGCCCTAGTGACAAGCCCGTTACTGATGTGGGCCAGATGATATTCTGACTACATTAAAGGCCCACTTGTTCCAACCAAATTGCCAACAAACTTCCCTTTTGATGAATATTGACATGTGTGGGCCTGATTATTGATAAGACTGACTACATTAAAGGCCCACTTGTTTCCCCACAAACTTCTTCTTATCCTTTGTCAAAATCATTGGATTCTTCCACCTACACTTTTTCCTTTAATTGACTTCAATTAGTCTATACCACATTGGAGAATATCTATCGGGCAAACTTGCattaaaaaattgttttctaaTTCCATGGGACATTGATTGATTAAGAGTATGTCTTGCAAACATGATAAGAGGGCCCAATTTtgagaagaaattgcacgatttGTTCTTCAAATGagctggtttttaattttggtCCTTCAGATGGctgatcttcaatttttgctctttaaaatcgaacttatgcctcgCGGAGCATAAATTCTTTAAGGGCGCAAGAGATAACTTGTGGAATATTATAATGCGAAAATTTAAACTCATGCTGcaaacccccacccccccccccaccccccgacgaagaaattgcacggtttgttcTTCAAATGagctggtttttaatttttgtccttcagatgggttgatctttaatttttgttctttaaaATCGAATTTATGCCTAGCGGCACGTAAATTCTTTAAGGATGCAACAGATAACTTGTGGAATATTATGATGCAAAAATTTAAACTCATGttgcgccccccccccccccacttaccccaccccccacccgaAAAAAGTTATTTGTCTTGAGGgatcaaaaattaaagaccaacacttaataggggaaaaagtgcaaatgacctcAATTTTGAGGGTCCAAATAAGAGCCCATCTAAGTCCGTTTCTCCCGTGAGATAGTCTGTACTTGTCACTTTTCGATCatatctttgaaaaatagttatttcATAAAGTTTTAAATTCTACATGTGAAACTCCATGATAATGTCATGAAGTTCCATCCGTGAAATCTGATACTCTGTGACAGtgactatttttcaattacaaGAACCGAAAATAGCTATTTGTGAATTTTTACCTTTCAGTTTAGATAAAAACAGAACGATCAAAATACGCTAAATATCatcttaaaaattattaaattattaattttgtaatAATCCAAATGGGACAAAACTGACCTAGAAAATTCACCAAGATGATTTAGGTTTAGTTGATTAATTGATTGAAATAAGATGACAGTCACGAGGCTTTAGATGCATGAAGTTAAGTGAGTCATTCATAGGTATGAAGTTATGCTAATCTTAGTAACAGGAGTTTGGCTTCTAACAAGACCTAATAAAGTGAGCATTTTTTAAGAAAGTAGATCTTTCAATGTAAGACTTTAAAATAGATGATACGATCAAGAAATAACAATGATAGACAtgataaaagtgaaaattaggaaaaataaaTCAATGCAAAATAGAAGATAGACGACAAGATAGCTGGCATAAGGCTTTTCATAAATTTGATTGGTGTAATTAAGCATGTTACTCTATTAATTAGTCTTTGaccggattaaaaaaaaaaagaaagactttttGAGGCTACTTACAAGCCCCAAATTGAAACTAAAACAGAGGCAGTTAAAGTATTAAAAATTGTTGGGGTTGAAAGTTGAAAGCTCTGTGCACGTGAAAATGTTGTTCATAAGACAATGTAAATGAGCCAAATGAGTAAATGGCATGTATATGAAAGCAAAATAAGGTacaaattagaaagaaaaacagCTAGATCGTATGGCCCATTTTAATGAGTGTTATAAATGGTGCAACACTAAAGTAACAGCCCCTACCTAAAGTATCTTATGTAGGTCTAATAGGTTTAGAAATAAACGGGTAATTTGAGATTTAAGGTTTGTCCGGGATCTTAACATTTTTAGCCAACTAGCTAGAAAAACTTTTACCTGTCTAATTATAATGATTTGTAATTGTCGTTGATATATGCTTggtagataacaagtgtataatatatatagatttagTAATCCCTATTTTGGGAACATCCAGTGCAAATGTCATTGAATGAAGTCACCAATTACTAAATTATGTAATACACTTTATTTGTTGGGTTACATACAAATATTTCTCTAGAGGTTTATAATTTGCCGTTTGGGAACATTTCAGCCTGATGCATGTAATAGGATCGAGTACTGTACTTTTTTTGAGGCGGGCTTAATAAAAGAACACTAGAAAGCTACGTCTGAGGTAAAGTTGGAGATGAATGGCATTCCATAGCGCGCTAACTAGTAGTTTAGCGGAAAATTTTATCCATCGCTAAATACTCTTCTTTTCATGTGATAAATAATCCTCACATATTCAGACCTATCCATTCCTATAAATCCTCTTTCAGGTAGAGCCCAGTAAAGAGAACCTTGTACCCTACTTCACTCTTATGATCCTTTTCTACCCCATTTTTTAGCTTTCAAGTATATACTAGTGTATATTTTTTGCAATACAAGTTGAACATTTGTCAGAAATCCTTGCATGCTTACCTATAACTTACCCCCATTATTTTTTCAAACACTACGCAAATGAGCTAGGATAACTACTCCCACTAAAAGGGTGGCAATAGGATAAGGAAAAGATCGATTATAGCGAAGTAgtaaatatttctttatttttaattaactcTCGGGTTCAAACTGAAAATGAAGTTGCCTTCGATAGAAAACAGCTTATCCTTAAACTGGAATTTCTCGATGCAAATTCGAATCAGACGAATTTCAAAACAGATCTcaacacccaaaaaaaaaaaaggataaggaaaaggaatgggaaaaaaaaaaaatcagaaaaggaAAGGGTAAAGAAAGTAGCAAAAGGAAAGGGGAAGAGAGAGACCATTGATGAAAGACAGGGCACTTTTCTAAGTGATCCCATGTGAACATCTCTAAAGAGATGTGACCTTACTATTATAAAGTATAACTTAGACAATTTTTTCAAAtgtaccaacaaaaaaaaacttgacAATGGTTTTTACCTACTTTTCCCCCCAACTGTCTCCAATCCTCACTCTGTCTCCAACTAGTGGTATCAGCAAAGCTCCTCATTCTGAAAAACAAtattagataaaaaaaatatattttatctacttaaattttggtgaaaaaattaCTCGATACATGTGCTGAAAAAAATAGCAAGTAATcgataaaataattttgattcACACAAACTAGTTTAGACTGTTATCAACAACAACTATGACTCAATTCTAACCAAATTGGGATTGACTATGTGAATCACACTGACAATATTGTTTGCTTTAAGCGCATCTCAAACCAATACATTTTCTATTGGCATATAAAActttaatagaaataaaagaCTCTTAGAAGATATAGGACCGAAATAAACGTATTAACAAGATTAAAACACAAGCGCAACTGAAAATATGTATTAGAAGTTCTCTCAATTTTCTGTTGACATATAAATCTCTAACAGCATAGTTATAAAAAAGGCCCCTCATTGTAACAGTGACTGACATGTACTGTTCTTTAGTTAAGTGTTACCTTCAcataaaaacattttaaataaACCCCCAAAATCAGATTTATTTAGTTCTCTAATTAAAAACTAAAGTTAAAAGAGTGTCCACATCTGCTCACTTAGATTCtattggtgttttttttttctttccttttttgtccATGGGTGTTTTAGTAATACCAAAGCTGTTTCTCTATATAGTATCATCATTTAGCAAGTTGATTATCAGCAAAAAGGCAAGATCTCTTTCTTATTTTTAGTCCTTTTCTTTATAGTTGGTTTGAATTTTTTAGTAGTATATGCTTTCTCTACAGTTTCAACTCCAAATAAAGATTAAAGACAACTTGCTAACTCTATCTTGTTCTTCCCTCTGAACTattgttctcttcttctttaggCTGCCACTCAAAGTATCCATTTCTAGTAATGTTGGAAGATGCTATTCAAGAACCTGAGGCAATTTTGAGGTGAAATATTGGATTTTTATTTGTCAATTTGAGGTGAAAGATTGGATTTTTATCAGTcttagtttcttgattttggtTCAAATAGATGTAAAGATGAAATCTTTGAGCACTGTTGGACTTGCTCTAAGTATAGTATTTGGTTGTCTTTTATTAGCTCTTGTTGCTGAGCTCTACTACTTGTTATGGTGGAAAAATAGGATTGTTAAAACAAATCTTGAAGATGGCAAAGTAAGAGAgttttgttatatgttttgtgGGAAATCAAGAACTTCTTTGAACCCCAATGCCTTAAAATCCCAAGAAATTTGTTCATCTGATACACAACTAGTCCATGAACCAACTCAACTTCAAGTTCAAGTTCAATCTAATGTGGATTCAAATACTGATTTTTGGTTCAAACCCTTTGGAGATGAAGCAATGGATAATGAATTTATGGGACTTTGTGGACCACCAAGATTTTTGTTTTCTATCAAAGAGGAAACAAAAGAAGATTTGGAGAGTGAAGATGGAAAAtccaaaagtgaaaataagaGTAGAAAAGGATCAAGAACTAGAAGTTTGAGTGATTTGTGTCTAAATATTGAAACTCCTTTTTTAACTCCACTTGCTTCACCTTCTTTTTTTACACCTCCTTTAAGTCCTATTGTTGTgcaaaaaaatagtttcaattTCAATAATCCTTTTCTTGAATCAGCAAGTGATGCTGAGTTCAACAAGTTTATAAGGTCTAATTCACCTCCACCAACTTTTCAATTCTTGAGGGATGCTGAGGACAAATTTtgtagaagatttgtggaggaAAATCTCATCAAGAATGATGATAATGTGTCATTTCAAGTTGATCaaagtcttgaaatttcttcaaGTTCAAAGTTGTGTAAAGATGAGGAAAATAGTGGTCCATTTATCACACTGATTTTCCCTAAGAACAGAGAGGTACAACCTGATCAGCATCATGTACAACACTCAAGCTCTTCACAAGTACTCCCTTTAGCTTCTTCACCTCCAATAATGAAGTTGCCAATCCAACAGGAGAACCAACAAGAGTAAATTTTGTTTCATCCCCACCCCAACCATCCATTTGattgtattaaaaaaatgactcatttttctttgtttgattaGTGTATGGTTTTAGAGCTTATTTTGCTTGCATCATCTTGACTTGGTGATTTTGGAGGTGAAGTTAATGACTAAAAGCCAAGTCATAGTGCAATATTATTGGAACTTCttagtttagtttttttttttttttttttggctgacaTGAAATTTATAGAGTGGAAAGCGATAACGTGACGAATGGCGAGTCATAACCTGATGCCGGAAAGTTGACCTTCTGATCATCTGTATTTTCCAACCGATTCATGCATAGTTCAACTACTTTAATGTGGTAAAGAATAAGTAGTTCTTTCACTTAACGATTATAGCGAATAAAGTTTTGTGATCATACTTGAAGTAAGTTGAAGGCTATATTATTCGGATTCATTAAAAATATCGTTCAACATGTGTCAACTTCTCCAAAATAGTATATTTAAGAGTTGATACTGAtatgataatatttttaaagaattcGAGCAAGATCAGTTGTGAAGTTAATGACCAAAGTCTATAGACTCATAGTGCAATGTTTTCTGAAACTTTCTAAGGGGGAACAACATTCTTTGTAGACTGCCACACTGCAAGAGATGACCAGATTCCACTGTGTGTCTGAAGCAAGTGGGTAAGTGGTTATTTGGcgtgggggggtgggggaggaGGTTGGTTTGTTTCTATTTAATTTCTGTCTAAATACACCTGTAATCATTCAAGGAGATAATGACAACACTAACTGAGACAAAAGAAGttgaaaacaaaatattattctaCTCTTTTAGATATTGTCTAGTCTAAAGTCACATTTTCAGattctttgaaaatttgttaGATTCTTTTAAAGTAATGCATTTCTAATGTATCCAATATGGATGcggtaatatttttgaaaaattcgaACAACATAAGTCTAAAGGCATAGATAAATTCGGAGTACAATATATGAATTTATTAGAACTCAATAAATTTTAATCAgatcttttatatatattaagatatttactaaatattatatatttagacGTGAACCGGATTGTTGCTATATATTAGCTTAAAATTCTTATAAGAACTTATCTTTATAAAGGCACCATAATATGGAGGTATGGAAGAATCAGCAAAGAGAATGTAGCCTCATTTACAAGTCATGATCTTCCCATCTTTTTATGCATGCTCTTGAATCATAATGATCTTTCactaatttcttttctttaacaCATGTAacattttcatttgaaaattGATTGACCCACCACAAAGCAGTCTCTTTTACCCAGACAAAGAGATCACCAAAAGCCTTCCTTTTAACTTTTTAGAATTTTGCCCACTAgtaaaaaatctttaaaatgggagtgcttttttttttttctttgaatatcCGATATTCAGGATCGaataatttgaatttgaatcaaTAAGTTCACTGTGTGCTAAAGTACCTAGAGGTTCTTTATTGCAGAAGTCAAACTCGAAACCTCCGATCAAACTTAAAAAAATCTCAAGTATTATCACATCACTACTCGATGCTAAACAAGCATTTATCTACTTTAAATTCGGGAAGTTCCTTAGGTGATTATGATGGGAAAACTTTTTTTCCTCTAATACTCGGTTTTCTAAAGTCTACTTGCGTTGAATAATCTTACTTAGGAGTAAATACTCTCTATCAGAAGATCCTTTATTTTCCAAGCTCAAGCACAATATTTATAGTTAATGATAAAAGAATATTACTATGTTTAGGAATGTTATATCTTTTTCAATAATCCCGACATATTTCAAATGCTTGAATTCCTTTTTTACTGATGGTGATTGGTCATGATATTGATGACTTTCTTCTTTTTCGACCAAATTCTGATTTCGTTTTGCTTTTCCCGATTGTCGAATGCCTCGACTCTTTTCATCACTCCTCTCCATGGATTCATGTGTATCAAAATTTGGAATTGTCGTTTCTTTAAGTTCCCTTCTTAGTGATTATATAAAGTTGGACCAAAGAAAAGGTACCAACTAAAAATAATGACAAAAGCAGCAGAGGTATAAATAAATTTGTGGAGTGTGTGTGATGAAAATTGGCGTTTTCAGTAAAGAACAAACATGTACACTTGTGACTTGCCCGTGATTATATCTCGTGTTGCAGGCCGAAAGGTAAATATCACCTTAAAGAATCATTTGCTCCATTTGCCTTTACATACGAGCCTCTTTTACTTTTTCTAGattgaaaatatattatatagtatcaaaagaaaatgaaataaatggtcAACTGAGTACTGaccataaaatttgtaattctaAGATAAAAGTAATAGATCTCGAGTAACAAAGGGTTGGGGAAATAGTTTACACCGCCAAACGGGGGCGGAGCTAGCCCTTCCGGTGTGGGTTCGACCAAATCCTGTAGCTTTTGTCCGaaccatatatttatattaatttttttgttaaatatgtac contains these protein-coding regions:
- the LOC132068186 gene encoding uncharacterized protein LOC132068186; this encodes MKSLSTVGLALSIVFGCLLLALVAELYYLLWWKNRIVKTNLEDGKVREFCYMFCGKSRTSLNPNALKSQEICSSDTQLVHEPTQLQVQVQSNVDSNTDFWFKPFGDEAMDNEFMGLCGPPRFLFSIKEETKEDLESEDGKSKSENKSRKGSRTRSLSDLCLNIETPFLTPLASPSFFTPPLSPIVVQKNSFNFNNPFLESASDAEFNKFIRSNSPPPTFQFLRDAEDKFCRRFVEENLIKNDDNVSFQVDQSLEISSSSKLCKDEENSGPFITLIFPKNREVQPDQHHVQHSSSSQVLPLASSPPIMKLPIQQENQQE